The Serpentinimonas maccroryi genome has a segment encoding these proteins:
- a CDS encoding efflux RND transporter periplasmic adaptor subunit produces MTPPEPTRPVPPTPPTPNPAPAAQQLLLGLPQARRWWQSRWLWLGLLLLALVALALWFWSAAQQRQAAPVFVTEPLARGNLVLNVTANGTLQPLRAVNIGSELSGTVRAVHVDINDTVRRGQVLVELDTERLQDQVRHGRAAVLAAQAQVAQAKASVRETEASVRETQAQLQRLQEVARLSGGKVPSAAELDTARAAFERTQAVLERMRANVNSAQAAVEQAQANLSSHETNLSKAAIRAPIDGVVLVRSVDPGNAVAASLQAVTLLQLAQDLRQLELQVSVDEADIGVVRAGQPASFTVSSQPGRRFAGSVSRVAFGATRTDNVVTYSTTIRVDNADLSLRPGMTATASIVAVERQGVLRVPNAALRFMPTAATTAPAGGGVLASLLPRLPQQPPRVARMDPRPGLRQLWVLQDGQPVALQVSTGISDGRHTEVSGEDVVEGMAVIVEQRRAGQVP; encoded by the coding sequence ATGACCCCGCCTGAACCCACCCGCCCCGTGCCCCCTACGCCTCCCACCCCCAACCCGGCGCCAGCGGCCCAGCAACTGCTGCTCGGCCTGCCCCAAGCGCGGCGCTGGTGGCAGTCGCGCTGGCTCTGGCTGGGCCTGCTGTTGCTGGCCCTGGTGGCGCTGGCGCTGTGGTTTTGGAGCGCCGCGCAGCAGCGCCAGGCGGCACCGGTGTTCGTCACCGAGCCGCTGGCGCGTGGCAACCTGGTGCTCAACGTGACCGCCAATGGCACCTTGCAGCCGCTGCGCGCGGTCAACATCGGCAGCGAACTGTCGGGCACGGTGCGCGCCGTGCACGTCGATATCAACGACACCGTGCGCCGTGGGCAGGTGCTGGTCGAGCTCGACACCGAGCGTTTGCAAGACCAGGTGCGCCACGGCCGCGCTGCCGTGCTCGCTGCCCAAGCCCAGGTGGCCCAAGCCAAAGCCAGCGTGCGCGAGACCGAGGCCAGCGTGCGCGAGACCCAAGCGCAGCTGCAGCGGCTGCAAGAGGTGGCGCGCCTGTCCGGCGGCAAAGTGCCCTCGGCGGCCGAGCTCGACACCGCGCGCGCGGCCTTTGAGCGCACCCAGGCGGTGCTCGAGCGCATGCGCGCCAACGTCAACAGCGCCCAGGCAGCGGTCGAGCAAGCGCAGGCCAACCTATCCAGCCACGAGACCAACCTGAGCAAGGCCGCCATTCGGGCGCCGATCGACGGCGTGGTGCTGGTGCGCTCGGTGGACCCCGGCAACGCGGTGGCGGCGTCGCTGCAGGCCGTGACCCTGCTGCAACTGGCGCAAGATTTGCGCCAGCTCGAGCTGCAAGTGAGCGTCGATGAGGCCGACATCGGCGTCGTGCGCGCCGGCCAGCCGGCCAGCTTCACCGTCAGCAGCCAGCCTGGGCGGCGCTTTGCTGGCAGCGTCAGCCGGGTGGCTTTTGGCGCCACGCGCACCGACAACGTGGTCACCTACAGCACCACCATTCGGGTGGACAACGCCGATTTGAGCCTGCGCCCCGGCATGACGGCCACCGCCAGCATCGTCGCGGTCGAGCGCCAAGGCGTGTTGCGCGTGCCCAACGCCGCGCTGCGCTTCATGCCCACCGCTGCCACCACCGCACCCGCTGGCGGCGGCGTGTTGGCCAGCCTGTTGCCGCGCCTGCCGCAGCAGCCGCCGCGGGTGGCGCGCATGGACCCGCGCCCGGGCTTGCGCCAGCTCTGGGTGCTGCAAGACGGGCAGCCGGTGGCGCTGCAGGTGAGCACCGGCATCAGCGACGGGCGCCACACCGAGGTCTCGGGCGAGGACGTGGTTGAAGGCATGGCCGTGATCGTCGAGCAGCGCCGGGCGGGGCAGGTGCCGTGA
- a CDS encoding ABC transporter ATP-binding protein gives MTAPLIQLRGVTKVYGHGATAFAALKGVNLEIAAGQFVAIMGPSGSGKSTAMNLLGCLDRPTSGEYRFRGVPLQGLERDALALLRRQYFGFVFQGFYLLARTTALENVELPLIYRGLPARQRHAAARAALEAVGLGPWERHTPAELSGGQQQRVAIARAIVTEPQVLLADEPTGNLDSQRGHEIMELIQGLNRSRGLTVLMVTHEADIAAYASRQVRFVDGLLASDSLSPPAGLAPQATAPAPAASAVLHSAEA, from the coding sequence GTGACTGCGCCCCTGATCCAGTTGCGCGGCGTGACCAAGGTCTATGGCCACGGCGCCACCGCCTTTGCCGCGCTCAAGGGTGTCAATTTGGAGATTGCTGCCGGGCAGTTCGTGGCCATCATGGGGCCCAGCGGCAGCGGCAAATCGACCGCCATGAACCTGCTGGGCTGCCTCGACCGGCCCACCAGCGGCGAGTACCGCTTTCGCGGCGTGCCGCTGCAGGGCCTCGAGCGCGACGCGCTGGCGCTGCTGCGGCGCCAGTATTTTGGCTTCGTGTTCCAAGGCTTTTATTTGCTGGCGCGCACCACGGCGCTGGAAAACGTCGAGCTGCCGCTGATCTACCGCGGCCTGCCAGCGCGCCAGCGCCACGCCGCCGCCCGTGCCGCGCTCGAGGCCGTGGGCCTAGGGCCGTGGGAGCGCCACACCCCGGCCGAGCTCTCGGGTGGGCAGCAGCAACGGGTGGCGATCGCGCGTGCCATCGTCACCGAACCGCAGGTGCTGCTGGCCGACGAGCCCACCGGCAACCTCGACAGCCAGCGCGGGCACGAAATCATGGAGCTGATCCAGGGCCTGAACCGCAGCCGTGGCCTGACCGTGCTCATGGTCACGCACGAGGCCGACATCGCCGCCTACGCCAGCCGCCAGGTGCGCTTCGTCGATGGCTTGCTGGCCAGCGACAGCCTGAGCCCCCCGGCGGGCTTGGCGCCACAAGCAACTGCGCCAGCGCCGGCAGCCAGCGCGGTGCTGCACTCCGCGGAGGCTTGA